One stretch of Desulfobacterales bacterium DNA includes these proteins:
- a CDS encoding hybrid sensor histidine kinase/response regulator: protein MKRLLLAFKIEADEHIKKITTGIIELEKDLDLQVKAGIIETVFREAHSLKGAARAVSRSDMETICQSLESVFSGLKRREINLTPPLFDTLHRSVDMLNAIILSPPEETVAGPAEISKITETLATAGMDDIREKPTIPQDPPHLRDESRSSGPEDFPPGPELPESPDRKIDEPARTQKKAMPETIRVSMGKLDSLLRQSEEMLSLKLMADRHLEDQLDLAHLFELWDKQWTKTYPIICELRRLQEKNDSQDRKRRQDDIRFAKLLEFNELTHNNLKIMKNRLADIRRKSDHDQYATGLMVDNLLGEVKQILMLPFSTMFESFPKLLRDLSRDQGKDVEVSIRGGEVEIDRRILEELHSVFIHILRNTIDHGIEKPEVRKKNGKPSRGMIQIGVCRDEDNRVEILLSDDGDGIDLEGLKEAALKHGSVSPEEARKLTGKEILPLIFQSGISTSPIITNISGRGLGLAIVREKIEKLGGRVSIETHRHKGTTIKMTLPLTVATFRGVLVTAAERPFIIPTTDVERTVRIKQEEIRTIENRNTLSLEGVVIPIVKLSDILELSDRSSELPVITVLILESRGKRIGFRVDEILTEQEMLLKSMSRPLSRVKNIAAATILGSGKVVPVLNVSDLVKSAAKSAVRPVKPTVLREGGQTAKQNILVVEDSITSRMLLKNILETAGYRVKSAVDGIDAISQLKTEKFDAVVSDVDMPRMNGFNLTEKIRGDKKLAELPVVLVTSLGSREDRERGIDVGANAYIEKSGFDQSNLLETLRRFI from the coding sequence ATGAAAAGGCTCCTGTTGGCCTTCAAGATCGAGGCGGATGAGCACATAAAAAAAATCACGACAGGGATCATCGAGCTGGAGAAGGATCTGGACCTGCAGGTGAAGGCAGGGATCATCGAAACGGTGTTCCGCGAAGCCCACAGCCTGAAAGGGGCTGCTCGCGCCGTCAGCCGCTCAGACATGGAGACCATCTGCCAGTCCCTCGAAAGTGTTTTTTCCGGATTAAAACGCCGGGAAATCAATCTGACCCCCCCGCTGTTCGACACCCTGCACCGGTCGGTGGACATGCTGAATGCAATCATCCTCTCACCGCCGGAGGAAACCGTTGCCGGTCCGGCTGAAATTTCGAAAATTACAGAAACATTGGCAACGGCGGGCATGGACGATATCCGGGAAAAACCGACAATTCCGCAAGACCCGCCGCACCTCCGGGATGAATCGCGGAGTTCCGGACCAGAGGATTTCCCTCCGGGCCCGGAACTCCCTGAATCCCCTGACCGGAAAATCGATGAACCCGCTCGAACGCAGAAAAAAGCAATGCCCGAAACGATTCGCGTCTCGATGGGAAAGCTGGATTCTCTTTTAAGACAGAGCGAGGAGATGCTTTCTCTGAAACTGATGGCTGACAGGCATCTGGAGGACCAACTCGATCTGGCCCATCTTTTTGAGCTGTGGGATAAGCAGTGGACAAAGACATACCCGATCATCTGCGAATTACGCCGTCTGCAGGAAAAAAACGACAGTCAGGACAGAAAAAGACGGCAGGACGATATCCGATTTGCCAAACTCCTGGAGTTCAACGAGCTGACTCATAACAACTTGAAAATTATGAAAAACAGGCTGGCAGACATCCGTAGAAAATCCGACCACGATCAGTATGCCACCGGACTGATGGTGGACAATCTGCTGGGAGAAGTGAAACAAATCCTGATGCTCCCCTTCTCGACAATGTTCGAGTCCTTCCCAAAACTATTGCGGGACCTCTCCCGCGACCAGGGTAAGGATGTGGAAGTGTCGATCCGCGGGGGAGAAGTCGAAATCGATCGCAGGATACTGGAAGAATTGCACAGCGTGTTCATCCATATTCTCAGAAACACGATCGACCACGGGATCGAAAAGCCGGAAGTGAGAAAGAAAAACGGAAAGCCATCTCGGGGAATGATCCAAATTGGTGTCTGCCGCGACGAAGACAACCGGGTGGAAATTCTCCTCTCTGATGACGGAGACGGAATCGATCTGGAGGGCCTGAAAGAAGCTGCTCTCAAACACGGAAGCGTATCACCGGAAGAGGCCCGGAAACTGACCGGAAAAGAGATTCTACCCCTCATTTTTCAGTCCGGTATATCCACCAGCCCGATCATTACGAATATCTCCGGCCGGGGACTCGGTCTGGCCATTGTCCGGGAAAAAATCGAAAAACTCGGCGGGCGGGTATCGATTGAAACACACCGCCATAAGGGAACCACGATTAAAATGACCCTGCCGCTCACCGTCGCAACGTTCAGAGGGGTTCTTGTGACGGCCGCCGAACGCCCATTTATCATCCCCACGACGGATGTGGAAAGGACCGTTCGGATCAAACAGGAGGAAATCAGGACCATCGAGAATCGAAACACCCTGTCTCTGGAAGGAGTCGTAATCCCGATTGTCAAGCTTTCCGATATTCTTGAACTTTCGGACAGAAGCAGCGAGTTACCCGTCATCACCGTATTGATCCTGGAGTCCCGGGGGAAGAGAATTGGTTTCCGTGTCGATGAGATACTGACCGAACAGGAAATGCTCCTCAAAAGTATGAGCCGACCCCTTTCCCGTGTCAAAAATATTGCCGCCGCAACCATTCTCGGGTCAGGAAAGGTCGTGCCGGTTCTCAACGTTTCCGACCTGGTCAAGTCTGCGGCAAAATCCGCGGTTCGACCTGTAAAACCGACGGTGCTGAGAGAAGGTGGCCAGACGGCAAAGCAAAACATCCTCGTCGTGGAAGATTCGATCACTTCCAGAATGTTGTTAAAAAACATCCTCGAAACGGCCGGCTATAGGGTCAAATCCGCCGTGGACGGGATTGACGCCATTTCCCAGCTGAAAACGGAAAAATTTGACGCCGTGGTTTCGGACGTGGATATGCCGCGGATGAACGGGTTCAATCTCACGGAAAAAATCCGGGGCGACAAAAAGCTGGCGGAACTTCCCGTGGTCCTCGTCACCTCCCTGGGGTCCCGCGAGGACAGGGAAAGAGGGATCGACGTGGGGGCAAACGCCTATATCGAGAAGAGCGGTTTTGATCAGAGCAATCTGCTGGAGACGCTCAGAAGATTTATCTAA
- a CDS encoding chemotaxis response regulator protein-glutamate methylesterase, whose translation MIKVLIVEDSQVVRELLTFILSADPAIQVIGTARDGREAVRAVREKKPNVVTMDIIMPNMDGFEATRIIMETTPTPIVIVSASWDPKEVKKTFRAMEAGALTAIEKPVGIAHPNYKKLSKELIRTVKLMSEVKVIRRRPQRQSEISGKSTAGMITAMAPELEVVAIGASTGGPPAIEAILSKLPKDFPAPLLIVQHIAAGFVHGFADWLANASKRSVKIAAHGEYLLPGCAYVAPDDFQMGVGSGRRIILSSSEPENGLRPSVSWMFRSVSEVFGKNAIGVLLTGMGKDGAQELKQMRQRGAVTIAQDRESSVVYGMPGEAVAINAAAYVLSPAEIAKFLSGLPRTKNERAMIQETRSGARE comes from the coding sequence ATGATCAAAGTGCTTATCGTTGAAGACTCCCAGGTCGTGCGGGAACTTTTGACTTTTATTCTCTCTGCCGACCCGGCGATTCAGGTCATCGGAACCGCGCGCGATGGCAGGGAGGCCGTCCGGGCAGTCCGGGAAAAAAAACCCAATGTCGTAACCATGGATATCATTATGCCGAACATGGACGGGTTCGAAGCCACCCGGATCATCATGGAGACGACCCCCACGCCGATCGTGATCGTATCGGCAAGCTGGGACCCAAAAGAGGTAAAAAAGACCTTCCGGGCCATGGAGGCCGGGGCACTGACCGCAATCGAAAAGCCTGTGGGAATCGCCCATCCCAATTACAAAAAACTTTCGAAAGAGTTGATCCGGACCGTAAAACTGATGTCGGAAGTGAAGGTGATCCGAAGGCGGCCGCAGAGGCAAAGCGAGATTTCAGGAAAATCGACAGCCGGCATGATCACCGCCATGGCGCCGGAGCTGGAAGTCGTTGCCATCGGCGCCTCGACCGGCGGTCCGCCGGCCATCGAAGCGATTCTGTCGAAGCTTCCGAAAGACTTTCCTGCCCCGCTGCTGATAGTTCAGCACATTGCTGCGGGATTTGTCCACGGTTTTGCGGACTGGCTCGCCAATGCTTCCAAACGCTCCGTTAAAATTGCCGCACATGGCGAATATCTTCTGCCGGGGTGCGCCTATGTTGCCCCGGATGATTTCCAGATGGGGGTGGGAAGCGGGAGAAGGATCATTCTCAGCAGCAGCGAACCCGAAAATGGCCTGAGGCCCTCCGTGTCCTGGATGTTCCGATCGGTAAGCGAGGTCTTTGGAAAAAACGCAATCGGTGTGCTCCTCACCGGTATGGGGAAAGACGGCGCTCAGGAGTTGAAACAAATGAGGCAAAGAGGCGCGGTGACCATCGCCCAGGACAGGGAGAGTTCCGTCGTTTACGGGATGCCGGGAGAGGCCGTCGCCATTAATGCGGCCGCATATGTCCTTTCACCTGCCGAAATCGCAAAATTTCTTTCCGGATTGCCAAGGACAAAAAATGAACGGGCAATGATCCAGGAAACAAGAAGCGGGGCAAGAGAGTGA
- a CDS encoding response regulator, with protein MNRIKILIAEDSITQAMQLQHILEVNGYEVAMAANGSEALQSIDSSRPSIVISDIIMPEMNGFELCHNIKADERLRSISVILLTSLSDPQDVIRAVQCGADQFVTKPYDGKYLLSTIDNLLHNENLHDREEDSEGIHLSYRDKKYVITSNRRQILNLLLSSYETAIAKNSDLMKAQDELKKLNTELEERVRKRTETLHIEVAERKTAQAALLAKNEEFNTVTQQLWQAAKLATMGELASSIAHELNNPLATVSLRIESLTAQTSPDDKRRRALEIIGQEVERMGNLVTNLLQFSRRSQKQISTLDICEEIEKSIELILYHLKKYDIRVIKEFEPDIPWLLADRQQLRQLFLNLFTNASDAMPKGGTLTIRVTAHPERKKILIEIADTGIGIPPEILPKVMESFYTTKPEGKGTGLGLAICRRIAEEHRGSLDIASDGIPGKGTKILITLSAMDQGNEIGLMDP; from the coding sequence ATGAACAGAATAAAGATCCTCATCGCCGAGGACAGCATCACCCAGGCCATGCAATTGCAGCATATACTTGAAGTGAACGGCTACGAGGTAGCGATGGCAGCCAATGGCAGTGAGGCCCTTCAATCCATCGACTCATCCCGGCCGTCCATTGTCATCTCGGACATCATCATGCCCGAAATGAATGGTTTTGAACTTTGCCATAATATCAAGGCAGATGAAAGGCTCAGGAGCATTTCGGTCATTTTACTGACCTCTCTGTCGGATCCGCAGGATGTCATCCGGGCCGTGCAATGCGGCGCCGATCAATTCGTCACCAAACCTTACGACGGGAAATACCTTCTCAGCACCATTGATAACCTTCTCCATAACGAAAATCTGCACGATCGAGAGGAAGATTCGGAAGGCATTCATCTTTCCTATCGGGATAAAAAGTATGTAATCACATCGAACAGACGACAAATTCTCAACCTCCTGCTTTCCTCATACGAAACGGCAATCGCAAAAAATTCCGACTTAATGAAAGCGCAGGATGAACTCAAAAAACTCAACACGGAGCTCGAGGAGAGGGTCCGGAAAAGAACCGAAACTCTGCATATCGAGGTTGCCGAACGGAAGACGGCCCAGGCAGCTCTGCTGGCTAAAAATGAGGAATTCAATACCGTTACACAACAACTCTGGCAGGCAGCCAAACTGGCGACAATGGGGGAGTTGGCATCCAGCATTGCCCACGAACTGAACAATCCCCTGGCCACCGTCAGTCTCCGGATCGAATCCCTTACTGCGCAGACATCCCCGGACGATAAGCGCCGACGGGCGCTGGAAATCATCGGGCAGGAAGTCGAAAGGATGGGGAATCTTGTGACCAACCTTCTCCAGTTCAGCCGCCGGAGCCAGAAACAGATATCTACGCTGGATATATGCGAAGAAATTGAAAAATCCATCGAACTGATTCTTTATCACCTCAAAAAGTACGATATCCGGGTCATCAAGGAGTTTGAACCCGATATTCCGTGGCTCCTCGCGGACCGCCAGCAATTAAGGCAGCTGTTTCTGAACCTGTTTACGAATGCGAGCGATGCCATGCCGAAGGGAGGAACGCTGACGATCCGTGTTACGGCGCATCCCGAAAGGAAAAAGATTTTGATAGAAATTGCCGACACGGGAATTGGAATACCCCCCGAGATCCTTCCCAAGGTCATGGAATCTTTTTATACTACAAAACCGGAGGGAAAGGGCACCGGGCTGGGGCTGGCCATTTGCCGGCGCATCGCGGAGGAACACAGGGGGTCGCTTGACATAGCAAGCGATGGAATTCCCGGAAAAGGAACGAAAATTCTGATCACCCTGTCGGCAATGGATCAGGGCAATGAAATCGGTTTGATGGATCCATAA
- a CDS encoding response regulator has translation MENIAKENSNDTIGRILVVDDEAELMSALCEMLADQGYETAGFLNADEALAVLKEQEFDLMLTDLMMPGMNGIDLIRAGLEIDPNLIGIVMTGHGTVQTAVEAMKTGACDYILKPFKLNTLLPLLSRAMQMRNLRLENMQLKETVAIHELGKVIALSSDLNSILNKIADTAIQQCIADEVSIMLPTKDEKELYVAVVRGGNTENLGKHTPIEQGIAGWVALNRESLVLRGAVNDPRMAPIQPRADTHTAISMPMISQGKLVGVLNVSITKSQRPFTVGQLKALSILVSIISPILENTSLYIQIRKAEEKYRSIFENAHEGIFRSLLGKRFITANPALARIFGYDSPEQLVASVTDIARQIYVNSDDAGELSRIMEAKGEIINFERQVYRKNGSRIWISLSAHTVSDEKGTLQCLEGIIEDITERKDSELRLKLSKEVLDMLNRPKDTQEIINDILHLLKKNKDFEAIGIRLREEEDYPYYMTIGFPDHFLETQNSLCTRETADEMIPDSNSNPQLECVCRNILSGRTDPSLPFFTEGGSFWTNNATMFLTSTAKEECPCSMKNLCNQEGYESIAMIPLRSGNEIIGLLQLNDTRQNIFTPDMIHFLEGIGASIGIAVARRRFMEKLRQSELSLRNTMESLVKTVATIVETRDPYTAGHQRRVADLALAIASEMDLTANEIAGIQIAGLIHDIGKMSVPAEILSKPTKLTGLEFALIKEHAQAGYDILKEIKFPWPIARIVLEHHERMDGSGYPQGLSGEQTLKASRILTVADVVEAMASHRPYRPGLGIDIALDEIEKNRGALYDPEVVDACLRLFREKGYTFKNTWK, from the coding sequence ATGGAAAATATCGCAAAAGAAAACTCTAATGACACCATCGGCCGCATCCTCGTCGTGGACGATGAAGCCGAACTGATGAGCGCTCTCTGCGAGATGCTGGCGGACCAGGGATATGAGACAGCGGGATTTCTGAATGCCGACGAAGCCCTGGCTGTCCTCAAGGAGCAGGAATTTGATCTGATGTTGACCGATCTGATGATGCCCGGCATGAATGGCATCGATCTGATCCGGGCCGGGCTCGAAATCGACCCCAATCTCATTGGCATCGTCATGACGGGACACGGTACGGTGCAAACCGCCGTGGAAGCGATGAAGACCGGCGCCTGCGATTACATCCTGAAACCTTTCAAGCTCAACACCCTTCTGCCGCTGCTCTCCCGCGCCATGCAGATGCGCAATCTGCGCCTGGAAAACATGCAGCTTAAGGAGACCGTGGCCATTCACGAACTGGGAAAGGTTATCGCCCTCTCCTCCGACCTGAATTCGATTCTGAACAAAATCGCCGATACCGCGATTCAACAGTGCATCGCCGATGAAGTTAGCATCATGCTGCCGACGAAGGACGAAAAAGAGCTTTACGTGGCGGTCGTCCGCGGAGGGAACACGGAAAATCTCGGAAAGCACACGCCGATCGAGCAGGGCATCGCCGGCTGGGTAGCCCTCAACCGCGAGTCCCTCGTACTGCGGGGAGCAGTCAACGATCCCCGCATGGCACCGATCCAGCCGCGCGCCGATACTCACACGGCCATCTCCATGCCGATGATCTCCCAGGGCAAACTGGTGGGCGTTCTGAATGTCAGCATCACAAAAAGCCAACGTCCATTTACAGTAGGACAGTTGAAGGCGCTGAGCATTCTGGTGAGCATCATCTCCCCCATTCTGGAAAACACGTCGTTGTATATCCAGATCCGAAAGGCCGAAGAAAAGTACCGCTCCATCTTTGAAAACGCCCACGAGGGAATCTTCCGTAGTTTACTCGGGAAACGATTCATCACTGCCAATCCTGCTCTCGCACGGATATTCGGCTACGACTCTCCGGAGCAACTCGTGGCGAGTGTAACGGACATTGCCCGTCAGATTTACGTAAACTCTGATGATGCCGGCGAACTATCCCGCATCATGGAGGCAAAAGGAGAAATCATCAATTTTGAACGCCAGGTTTATCGTAAAAACGGCAGTCGAATCTGGATATCGCTCAGTGCGCACACCGTCAGCGACGAAAAAGGCACTCTACAATGCCTTGAGGGCATTATCGAAGACATCACCGAACGCAAAGATTCGGAGTTACGGCTGAAACTGTCCAAAGAGGTCCTCGATATGCTCAACCGCCCGAAGGATACTCAGGAAATAATCAACGATATTCTTCACCTGTTGAAAAAGAACAAGGATTTCGAAGCCATCGGGATACGGCTCCGGGAGGAAGAAGATTACCCTTATTATATGACCATCGGTTTTCCCGACCATTTCCTGGAAACGCAAAACTCTCTTTGCACACGCGAGACCGCCGATGAAATGATTCCTGATTCCAATAGCAACCCGCAATTGGAATGTGTGTGCAGAAATATTCTTAGCGGACGGACCGATCCTTCCCTGCCATTTTTCACTGAGGGTGGAAGCTTCTGGACGAACAACGCCACAATGTTTCTGACCTCGACCGCCAAGGAGGAATGCCCGTGCAGCATGAAAAACCTTTGCAATCAAGAGGGGTATGAATCCATAGCGATGATTCCCCTGCGCTCTGGCAATGAAATTATCGGCCTTCTGCAGCTGAACGATACGCGGCAGAATATATTCACCCCTGACATGATCCATTTTCTCGAAGGGATCGGCGCCAGTATCGGCATCGCGGTCGCCCGGAGGCGCTTCATGGAGAAGCTCCGGCAAAGCGAGCTATCCTTGCGCAATACCATGGAGTCGCTTGTTAAAACCGTGGCGACCATTGTTGAAACGAGAGATCCTTACACCGCAGGACACCAGCGGCGCGTCGCCGATCTGGCACTGGCCATCGCTTCAGAGATGGACCTTACCGCAAACGAGATCGCCGGCATCCAGATTGCGGGCTTGATTCACGATATCGGAAAGATGTCCGTTCCCGCGGAGATCCTGAGCAAACCGACGAAACTTACCGGGTTAGAGTTCGCCTTGATCAAGGAGCATGCCCAGGCCGGATACGATATCCTGAAGGAAATCAAATTTCCATGGCCGATTGCGAGGATCGTTCTGGAGCATCACGAGCGGATGGACGGTTCGGGATATCCGCAAGGATTATCCGGGGAACAAACGCTCAAAGCATCCCGCATTCTGACAGTCGCCGACGTGGTGGAGGCGATGGCTTCTCACCGACCCTATCGCCCGGGACTCGGCATTGATATCGCATTGGATGAAATTGAAAAAAACAGGGGCGCCTTATATGATCCCGAGGTGGTGGACGCCTGTCTGCGTCTCTTCCGGGAGAAAGGATACACATTCAAAAATACATGGAAATAG
- a CDS encoding SAM-dependent chlorinase/fluorinase has translation MPVITLLTDFGLSDEYVGVLRGVILSMNPSAVIVDISHQIDPQDLMQAAYIIQAAYPYFPKHTIHVIGVDPGVGSRRDIIALECGGAVFIAPDNGVLTFVMDHNPVESAVRLDQPAYWLTSVSRTFHGRDIFAPVAAHLSMGLDIRKLGTAVNPNELVRLPLTKPYVSESGELIGQIMSIDRFGNLITNIDTVCLEGFNGQHLFRHLEICIGACKIKGLSESYSEAGPKGALSIIGSRGFLEIAVNGGNAARCLGARKNDLIRIQIPVRDASG, from the coding sequence ATGCCAGTTATAACGCTTTTAACGGATTTCGGCCTTTCAGATGAATATGTCGGTGTGCTCAGGGGCGTTATCCTGTCAATGAATCCATCGGCTGTCATCGTCGATATCTCGCACCAGATCGATCCGCAGGATCTGATGCAGGCCGCTTACATCATCCAGGCAGCATATCCTTATTTCCCGAAGCATACCATCCATGTTATTGGGGTAGATCCGGGTGTTGGAAGCCGGCGGGATATCATTGCCCTGGAATGCGGAGGGGCTGTGTTTATAGCACCGGATAACGGTGTGTTAACCTTTGTCATGGATCATAACCCGGTAGAGAGTGCTGTTCGGTTGGACCAGCCGGCGTATTGGCTGACATCCGTTAGCCGGACATTCCATGGCCGGGATATTTTTGCGCCTGTTGCCGCACACCTGTCCATGGGACTTGATATCCGGAAACTGGGAACGGCTGTAAATCCAAATGAACTGGTCCGGTTACCGCTTACAAAGCCATATGTCTCCGAAAGCGGTGAACTGATTGGACAGATCATGTCCATTGACCGATTTGGAAATTTGATAACCAATATCGATACAGTCTGCCTGGAGGGTTTTAACGGACAGCATCTGTTCCGGCATCTGGAGATCTGTATCGGTGCCTGCAAAATAAAAGGCCTGTCTGAAAGCTACAGCGAAGCAGGGCCTAAAGGCGCTCTTTCGATTATCGGGAGCCGGGGTTTTCTTGAAATTGCCGTAAATGGCGGCAATGCAGCCCGCTGTTTGGGTGCGCGGAAGAATGATTTGATACGTATTCAGATACCTGTTCGAGATGCTTCCGGTTGA
- the ruvB gene encoding Holliday junction branch migration DNA helicase RuvB has translation MAMDEILTYSSDKSGILTGSSLPVDVDPEIQSLRPETMADYVGQRETVETLKIAIEAAKQRSEPLDHVLFHGPPGLGKTTLAHIIANEMGGNLTVTSGPALEKGGDLLGILTHLEYGDVLFVDEIHRTPKIVEEFLYPAMEDFAVDFVFDKGVHARSHRFKLNHFTLVGATTRVGLLSSPMRDRFGIFKSLNFYSEDDLVKIVERSASLLEVKIDIDGAFELSRRSRGTPRIANRLLKRVRDYAQVKADGTITRALVQASLSLEGVDEMGLTHLDRSYLNTIIEFYGGGPVGIEAIAATLQEETDTLVDVVEPYLLKIGLILRTSSGRRASDAAGKHLNCSRQKSLF, from the coding sequence ATGGCAATGGATGAAATTTTGACATATTCTTCGGATAAATCCGGAATCCTAACGGGCTCGTCCCTGCCGGTTGATGTCGATCCGGAAATTCAGTCCCTGCGGCCGGAAACCATGGCAGATTATGTCGGACAGCGTGAAACGGTGGAGACCCTCAAAATCGCCATCGAGGCGGCAAAACAGCGCAGTGAACCCCTGGATCATGTGTTGTTTCACGGTCCACCGGGATTGGGGAAAACTACCCTTGCGCATATCATTGCCAATGAGATGGGAGGCAATTTAACCGTTACATCCGGACCTGCGTTGGAAAAAGGCGGGGATCTTCTGGGCATTCTGACCCATCTGGAATACGGGGATGTGTTGTTTGTGGATGAAATCCACCGGACGCCAAAAATTGTTGAAGAGTTTTTATATCCGGCCATGGAGGACTTTGCAGTTGATTTTGTGTTTGATAAAGGCGTTCACGCCCGCAGTCACAGATTCAAGCTGAACCATTTTACGCTGGTTGGTGCCACCACCCGTGTCGGGCTTTTGTCTTCTCCGATGAGGGATCGTTTTGGTATTTTTAAAAGTCTTAACTTTTACAGTGAGGATGACCTGGTAAAAATTGTTGAGCGGTCCGCATCGCTTCTGGAGGTGAAAATTGACATTGATGGCGCTTTTGAACTTTCCAGACGTTCCAGGGGTACGCCCCGTATCGCAAACCGTCTCCTGAAACGGGTCAGAGACTATGCACAGGTGAAAGCAGACGGTACAATCACCAGAGCCCTCGTTCAAGCGTCTCTGAGCCTGGAAGGTGTGGATGAGATGGGGTTGACTCATCTGGACCGCTCTTACCTGAACACCATTATCGAATTTTATGGCGGCGGCCCCGTAGGAATCGAGGCGATTGCCGCAACGCTTCAGGAGGAGACCGATACGCTGGTTGATGTGGTTGAACCCTATCTGTTGAAGATCGGCTTGATCCTCAGAACCTCATCCGGCAGGCGGGCTTCTGACGCCGCCGGTAAACATCTGAATTGCAGCCGTCAGAAATCTTTGTTTTGA
- a CDS encoding OB-fold domain-containing protein, protein MIGYIEGKLLKKEDDRVLILANQIGYEVMVPVFVMKTLESKPVGDQLSLYIYYQQTERQPRPVLIGFNLEEEKEFFQQFISVGDIGPFKAVKALDISIHDIASAIETKDVDKLKQLKGIGARTAQKIIAALEGKVGKFIRVQREAPLAVGQEHITSQVLDVLVTQLGHKPNDARQMIAQAFKRNRSISTPEQLFDEVYRGERFHGNG, encoded by the coding sequence ATGATTGGTTATATCGAAGGTAAACTCCTGAAAAAGGAAGATGACCGGGTACTGATTCTGGCGAATCAAATCGGCTATGAGGTTATGGTTCCCGTTTTTGTCATGAAAACGCTGGAATCAAAACCCGTTGGTGATCAGCTTTCGCTCTATATTTATTATCAGCAGACTGAGCGTCAGCCCCGGCCTGTGCTGATCGGATTCAATCTGGAAGAAGAAAAAGAGTTTTTCCAGCAGTTTATTTCAGTCGGCGATATCGGTCCGTTCAAGGCGGTTAAAGCATTGGATATTTCCATCCATGATATCGCAAGCGCGATTGAAACCAAAGATGTGGACAAGCTTAAGCAGTTGAAAGGAATCGGGGCCAGAACCGCTCAGAAAATTATCGCGGCGTTGGAAGGAAAAGTCGGTAAATTCATACGGGTTCAAAGGGAAGCCCCTCTGGCCGTAGGGCAGGAGCACATCACTTCCCAGGTGCTGGACGTATTGGTTACACAGTTGGGGCATAAACCCAATGACGCCAGGCAGATGATTGCCCAGGCGTTTAAACGCAATCGTTCAATTTCAACTCCCGAACAGTTGTTTGACGAAGTCTACAGGGGAGAGCGGTTCCATGGCAATGGATGA
- a CDS encoding crossover junction endodeoxyribonuclease RuvC yields MVTVIGIDPGLASTGIGIVSGEGLKIQSFSFGGISTPKDTPLAQRLDLIFSKLAHVLETVRPDLMVVEDVFSLDRYPKSGILLGKVTGVILLAGSRCNAPVIEVPAREAKQVLTGSGRADKRQLEKSVRHLLKLAMPIKPDHASDAMALALIGLFRYKHLMPAR; encoded by the coding sequence ATGGTTACGGTTATAGGAATTGATCCGGGACTGGCGTCAACGGGTATCGGAATCGTCAGTGGCGAAGGCCTGAAGATTCAAAGCTTTTCGTTTGGCGGCATTTCGACCCCGAAAGATACGCCTTTAGCACAGCGGCTCGATCTGATTTTTTCGAAGCTCGCGCACGTCCTGGAGACGGTGCGTCCTGATCTGATGGTGGTTGAAGATGTGTTTTCGCTTGACCGGTATCCGAAGTCAGGCATTTTGCTCGGGAAAGTTACCGGGGTAATTCTTCTGGCCGGCAGCCGCTGCAATGCGCCGGTGATCGAGGTGCCGGCCCGTGAAGCAAAACAGGTGCTGACCGGCAGCGGTCGCGCGGATAAAAGGCAGCTTGAAAAGTCGGTTCGTCATCTATTAAAATTGGCAATGCCCATTAAACCGGATCATGCATCTGATGCCATGGCACTCGCGTTGATCGGTTTATTCCGTTATAAACATCTGATGCCGGCCCGGTAG